From a region of the Calliphora vicina chromosome 4, idCalVici1.1, whole genome shotgun sequence genome:
- the rdgB gene encoding protein retinal degeneration B isoform X4: MLIKEYHIPLPLTVEEYRIAQLYMIAKKSREESHGEGSGVEIIINEPYDDGPGGKGQYTKKIYHVGSHLPGWIKSLLPKSALTVEEEAWNAYPYTRTRYTCPFVEKFSLDIETYYFPDNGYQENVFKLTGSELRNREVDCIDIVKDQLFGGDYVKEEDPKLFVSEKTGRGPLGEEWLEEYWREVKGKKQPTSRNMSLMCAYKICRVEFRYWGMQTKLEKFIHDVALRKTMLRAHRQAWAWQDEWHGLTIEDIREIERQTQLALARKMGGGDLSGEEEEEEEEESISEGHLESHSADTEERVVKEPPVVTEQPPSEEVSSEEDDVPEQNNSSERSRSQSIQMIKSKSGSKPGGLHSPLGSAHSFELQHAKNAKRKNVANWRMERLEVDSKSNSEEEFFDCVDTNDSNSLAKWSSLELLGEPDDSPPPHSSGEGRNKQEDSIFNQDFLMRVASERGNKRQLRSSQSVERGHEISPPGSPGAPSCSTTILILVVHAGSVLDATSELTSKKSDVTTFRGSFESVMRQHYPSLLTHVTIKMVPCPSICTDALGILSSLSPYSFDSSPSADIPNIADVPIGAIPLLAVSSPEFQDTVNKTVQAANIVYHEFLKSEEGQGFSGQIVVLGDSMGSLLAYEALCRTNGNDGGSRSSRNTDDDERFDDSELDAKRLLVAPSPRRRRSSSSSDSKHAKLEFEVGDFFMFGSPLSIVLAAKKLHDSKTALQRPNCNQVYNMFHPTDPTASRLEPLLSARFSMLAPVNVPRYAKYPLGNGQPLHLLEVIQSNPQHFNESNNMMCGRRLSDASMQSTVSGLIENVSLSTINSLQMKWWGTKRLDYAMYCPEGLSNFPANALPHLFHASYWESADVIAFILRQIGKFEGIPYVTSMDNKETVHFNPGQPREKWIRKRTSVKLKNVAANHRANDVIVLEGREQRLNARFMYGPLDMITLHGEKVDIHIMKDPPAGEWSFLSTEVTDKTGRISYSIPDHVAFGYGIYPIKMVVRGDHTSVDCYLAVVPPLTECVVFSIDGSFTASMSVTGRDPKVRAGAVDVCRHWQELGYLLIYITGRPDMQQQRVVSWLSQHNFPHGLISFADGLSTDPLGHKTAYLNNMVQNHGISIMAAYGSSKDISVYTNVGLRADQIFIVGKVSKKLQTNATVLNEGYAAHLSALQAMGGSRPAKGNARMVIPRGCFNLPGQTTNPRRRRLHEQQDA, translated from the exons ATGTTGATTAAGGAGTATCACATCCCACTGCCACTTACAGTGGAGGAGTATCGTATAGCCCAGCTGTATATGATAGCG AAAAAAAGTCGCGAAGAAAGTCATGGCGAAGGCAGTGgagttgaaattattataaatgaaCCCTACGATGATGGACCTGGTGGTAAAGGACAATACACAAAAAAGATCTATCATGTAGGCAGTCATTTGCCAGGCTGGATTAAAA GTCTGCTGCCTAAAAGTGCTTTAACAGTGGAAGAAGAAGCCTGGAATGCTTATCCCTACACACGTACACGCTACACATGTCCATTTGTAGAAAAATTCTCCCTAGATATAGAAACATACTATTTTCCCGACAATGGCTACCAGGAAAATGTCTTCAAATTGACTGGCAGTGAGCTAAGAAATAGGGAAGTGG aCTGCATTGATATTGTCAAGGATCAATTGTTTGGCGGTGACTATGTCAAAGAAGAGGATCCAAAATTGTTTGTGTCGGAGAAAACGGGCCGAGGCCCCTTGGGCGAAGAGTGGTTGGAAGAGTACTGGCGTGAAGTTAAGGGCAAAAAACAACCCACATCCCGTAATATGTCCTTGATGTGTGCCTATAAAATCTGTCGTGTGGAATTCCGTTATTGGGGCATGCAAACTAAATTGGAGAAATTCATACACGATGTAGCTCTAAGAAAAACTATGCTGAGAGCTCATCGTCAAGCCTGGGCCTGGCAGGATGAATGGCATGGTCTAACCATTGAAGATATTCGTGAAATTGAAAGACAAACCCAATTAGCATTAGCACGTAAAATGGGTGGTGGTGATTTGAGTGGcgaagaagaggaggaggagGAAGAAG AAAGCATTTCTGAAGGCCATTTGGAATCTCACTCAGCCGACACCGAGGAACGTGTAGTTAAAGAACCTCCTGTTGTTACCGAACAACCACCCAGTGAAGAAGTCTCCTCGGAGGAGGATGATGTGCCCGAACAAAATAATTCCAGCGAAAGATCACGTTCTCAAAGTATACAAATGATTAAATCTAAATCTGGTTCAAAACCGGGTGGCCTACACTCACCTCTGGGATCAGCTCATAGTTTTGAGTTGCAG CATGCCAAAAATGCTAAGCGTAAAAAC GTGGCTAATTGGCGTATGGAACGTTTGGAAGTCgattcaaaatcaaattctgAAGAGGAATTTTTCGATTGTGTGG ATACAAACGATAGCAATTCTTTGGCCAAATGGAGTTCATTGGAATTGTTGGGAGAACCAGACGATAGTCCACCGCCGCATAGCAGCGGAGAGGGCAGAAATAAACAGGAGGACAGTATATTCAATCAAGATTTCCTAATGCGCGTGGCCTCGGAACGGGGCAATAAAAGACAATTGCGTTCATCACAAAGTGTGGAGAGAGGTCATGAAATATCACCGCCTGGTTCGCCGGGTGCACCATCTTGTTCCACCACCATTTTGATATTGGTAGTACATGCTGGAAGTGTATTGG ATGCCACCAGTGAATTGACTTCCAAGAAATCTGATGTAACCACATTTCGTGGTTCTTTTGAGTCTGTTATGCGTCAACATTATCCGAGCCTATTAACTCATGTCACCATTAAAATGGTGCCATGTCCATCCATTTGTACCGATGCTCTAGGCATTCTTTCTAGCCTAAGTCCATACTCATTTGATTCTTCGCCCTCTGCGGATATACCCAATATAGCGGATGTTCCTATTGGCGCCATACCCTTGCTGGCCGTCTCATCACCAGAATTCCAGGACACCGTCAATAAAACCGTACAGGCAGCAAATATTGTCTACCATGAATTTCTTAAATCCGAGGAGGGTCAGGGATTCTCCGGGCAAATTGTGGTTTTGGGCGATTCCATGGGTTCATTGTTGGCCTACGAGGCCTTGTGTCGCACTAATGGCAACGATGGTGGCAGCCGTTCTTCACGCAACACTGATGATGATGAGCGTTTTGATGACTCTGAATTGGATGCCAAACGTTTATTGGTGGCGCCCTCACCACGCAGAAGACGTTCCTCCTCTTCGAGTGATTCGAAACATGCAAAACTAGAATTTGAAGTGGgtgatttttttatgtttggtTCCCCACTATCAATAGTTTTGGCAGCTAAAAAGTTACATGATTCAAAAACTG cTCTTCAACGTCCCAACTGTAATCAGGTTTATAATATGTTCCATCCTACCGATCCAACGGCTTCCCGTTTAGAACCTTTACTAAGTGCCAGATTTTCCATGCTGGCGCCGGTCAATGTGCCACGTTATGCCAAATATCCACTAGGGAATGGTCAGCCAttgcatttat TGGAGGTCATCCAATCGAATCCCCAACATTTTAATGAATCCAACAACATGATGTGTGGTCGCCGATTGTCGGATGCTTCCATGCAAAGTACAGTATCGGgtcttatagaaaatgtatcattAAGTACCATAAATTCAT TACAAATGAAATGGTGGGGTACGAAACGTTTAGATTATGCCATGTATTGTCCAGAAGGTTTAAGTAATTTTCCAGCCAATGCTTTGCCCCACTTATTCCATGCCAGCTACTGGGAAAGTGCAGATGTTATAGCATTTATATTAAGACAA ATTGGTAAATTTGAAGGCATTCCATATGTTACATCCATGGACAATAAAGAAACTGTCCACTTTAATCCCGGCCAACCCAGAGAGAAGTGGATACGCAAACGTACTTCggtgaaattgaaaaatgtggCAGCCAATCATCGTGCCAATGATGTGATAGTATTGGAAGGTCGTGAACAAAGACTAAATGCTCGTTTCATGTATGGTCCCTTGGATATGATCACTTTGCATGGCGAAAAAGTTGATATACACATAATGAAAGATCCACCTGCTGGCGAGTGGAGTTTTCTCAGCACCGAAGTGACCGATAAAACTGGTCGCATTTCCTACAGCATTCCCGATCATGTGGCATTCGGTTATGGCATTTATCCCATTAAAATGGTAGTGAGGGGAGATCACACCTCAGTGGACTGTTATTTGGCTGTGGTGCCGCCCTTAACCGAAtgtgtagtctttagtatagatGGCTCATTTACCGCCTCCATGTCGGTGACTGGACGTGATCCCAAAGTTAGAGCTGGGGCAGTAGATGTTTGCCGTCATTGGCAGGAGTTGGGCTATTTGTTGATCTACATAACAGGTAGACCGGACATGCAGCAGCAACGTGTTGTTTCCTGGTTGAGTCAGCATAATTTTCCCCATGGTCTTATATCATTTGCCGATGGTCTTTCCACTGATCCGTTGGGTCACAAAACCGCCTATCTAAATAATATGGTGCAAAATCATGGAATCTCAATAATGGCCGCTTACGGCAGCAGTAAAGATATCAGTGTTTATACCAATGTCGGCTTAAGAGCAGATCAGATATTTATAGTGGgcaag GTCAGCAAAAAATTGCAAACCAATGCCACTGTGTTGAATGAAGGTTATGCCGCTCATTTATCGGCTTTGCAAGCTATGGGCGGCTCTCGTCCCGCCAAAGGCAATGCTCGCATGGTTATACCACGAGGTTGTTTCAATTTACCGGGTCAAACTACTAATCCCCGTCGTAGAAG aCTGCATGAGCAACAGGACGCTTAA
- the rdgB gene encoding protein retinal degeneration B isoform X5, which yields MLIKEYHIPLPLTVEEYRIAQLYMIAKKSREESHGEGSGVEIIINEPYDDGPGGKGQYTKKIYHVGSHLPGWIKSLLPKSALTVEEEAWNAYPYTRTRYTCPFVEKFSLDIETYYFPDNGYQENVFKLTGSELRNREVDCIDIVKDQLFGGDYVKEEDPKLFVSEKTGRGPLGEEWLEEYWREVKGKKQPTSRNMSLMCAYKICRVEFRYWGMQTKLEKFIHDVALRKTMLRAHRQAWAWQDEWHGLTIEDIREIERQTQLALARKMGGGDLSGEEEEEEEEESISEGHLESHSADTEERVVKEPPVVTEQPPSEEVSSEEDDVPEQNNSSERSRSQSIQMIKSKSGSKPGGLHSPLGSAHSFELQVANWRMERLEVDSKSNSEEEFFDCVEKIPISDTNDSNSLAKWSSLELLGEPDDSPPPHSSGEGRNKQEDSIFNQDFLMRVASERGNKRQLRSSQSVERGHEISPPGSPGAPSCSTTILILVVHAGSVLDATSELTSKKSDVTTFRGSFESVMRQHYPSLLTHVTIKMVPCPSICTDALGILSSLSPYSFDSSPSADIPNIADVPIGAIPLLAVSSPEFQDTVNKTVQAANIVYHEFLKSEEGQGFSGQIVVLGDSMGSLLAYEALCRTNGNDGGSRSSRNTDDDERFDDSELDAKRLLVAPSPRRRRSSSSSDSKHAKLEFEVGDFFMFGSPLSIVLAAKKLHDSKTALQRPNCNQVYNMFHPTDPTASRLEPLLSARFSMLAPVNVPRYAKYPLGNGQPLHLLEVIQSNPQHFNESNNMMCGRRLSDASMQSTVSGLIENVSLSTINSLQMKWWGTKRLDYAMYCPEGLSNFPANALPHLFHASYWESADVIAFILRQIGKFEGIPYVTSMDNKETVHFNPGQPREKWIRKRTSVKLKNVAANHRANDVIVLEGREQRLNARFMYGPLDMITLHGEKVDIHIMKDPPAGEWSFLSTEVTDKTGRISYSIPDHVAFGYGIYPIKMVVRGDHTSVDCYLAVVPPLTECVVFSIDGSFTASMSVTGRDPKVRAGAVDVCRHWQELGYLLIYITGRPDMQQQRVVSWLSQHNFPHGLISFADGLSTDPLGHKTAYLNNMVQNHGISIMAAYGSSKDISVYTNVGLRADQIFIVGKVSKKLQTNATVLNEGYAAHLSALQAMGGSRPAKGNARMVIPRGCFNLPGQTTNPRRRRLHEQQDA from the exons ATGTTGATTAAGGAGTATCACATCCCACTGCCACTTACAGTGGAGGAGTATCGTATAGCCCAGCTGTATATGATAGCG AAAAAAAGTCGCGAAGAAAGTCATGGCGAAGGCAGTGgagttgaaattattataaatgaaCCCTACGATGATGGACCTGGTGGTAAAGGACAATACACAAAAAAGATCTATCATGTAGGCAGTCATTTGCCAGGCTGGATTAAAA GTCTGCTGCCTAAAAGTGCTTTAACAGTGGAAGAAGAAGCCTGGAATGCTTATCCCTACACACGTACACGCTACACATGTCCATTTGTAGAAAAATTCTCCCTAGATATAGAAACATACTATTTTCCCGACAATGGCTACCAGGAAAATGTCTTCAAATTGACTGGCAGTGAGCTAAGAAATAGGGAAGTGG aCTGCATTGATATTGTCAAGGATCAATTGTTTGGCGGTGACTATGTCAAAGAAGAGGATCCAAAATTGTTTGTGTCGGAGAAAACGGGCCGAGGCCCCTTGGGCGAAGAGTGGTTGGAAGAGTACTGGCGTGAAGTTAAGGGCAAAAAACAACCCACATCCCGTAATATGTCCTTGATGTGTGCCTATAAAATCTGTCGTGTGGAATTCCGTTATTGGGGCATGCAAACTAAATTGGAGAAATTCATACACGATGTAGCTCTAAGAAAAACTATGCTGAGAGCTCATCGTCAAGCCTGGGCCTGGCAGGATGAATGGCATGGTCTAACCATTGAAGATATTCGTGAAATTGAAAGACAAACCCAATTAGCATTAGCACGTAAAATGGGTGGTGGTGATTTGAGTGGcgaagaagaggaggaggagGAAGAAG AAAGCATTTCTGAAGGCCATTTGGAATCTCACTCAGCCGACACCGAGGAACGTGTAGTTAAAGAACCTCCTGTTGTTACCGAACAACCACCCAGTGAAGAAGTCTCCTCGGAGGAGGATGATGTGCCCGAACAAAATAATTCCAGCGAAAGATCACGTTCTCAAAGTATACAAATGATTAAATCTAAATCTGGTTCAAAACCGGGTGGCCTACACTCACCTCTGGGATCAGCTCATAGTTTTGAGTTGCAG GTGGCTAATTGGCGTATGGAACGTTTGGAAGTCgattcaaaatcaaattctgAAGAGGAATTTTTCGATTGTGTGG AGAAAATACCAATTTCAGATACAAACGATAGCAATTCTTTGGCCAAATGGAGTTCATTGGAATTGTTGGGAGAACCAGACGATAGTCCACCGCCGCATAGCAGCGGAGAGGGCAGAAATAAACAGGAGGACAGTATATTCAATCAAGATTTCCTAATGCGCGTGGCCTCGGAACGGGGCAATAAAAGACAATTGCGTTCATCACAAAGTGTGGAGAGAGGTCATGAAATATCACCGCCTGGTTCGCCGGGTGCACCATCTTGTTCCACCACCATTTTGATATTGGTAGTACATGCTGGAAGTGTATTGG ATGCCACCAGTGAATTGACTTCCAAGAAATCTGATGTAACCACATTTCGTGGTTCTTTTGAGTCTGTTATGCGTCAACATTATCCGAGCCTATTAACTCATGTCACCATTAAAATGGTGCCATGTCCATCCATTTGTACCGATGCTCTAGGCATTCTTTCTAGCCTAAGTCCATACTCATTTGATTCTTCGCCCTCTGCGGATATACCCAATATAGCGGATGTTCCTATTGGCGCCATACCCTTGCTGGCCGTCTCATCACCAGAATTCCAGGACACCGTCAATAAAACCGTACAGGCAGCAAATATTGTCTACCATGAATTTCTTAAATCCGAGGAGGGTCAGGGATTCTCCGGGCAAATTGTGGTTTTGGGCGATTCCATGGGTTCATTGTTGGCCTACGAGGCCTTGTGTCGCACTAATGGCAACGATGGTGGCAGCCGTTCTTCACGCAACACTGATGATGATGAGCGTTTTGATGACTCTGAATTGGATGCCAAACGTTTATTGGTGGCGCCCTCACCACGCAGAAGACGTTCCTCCTCTTCGAGTGATTCGAAACATGCAAAACTAGAATTTGAAGTGGgtgatttttttatgtttggtTCCCCACTATCAATAGTTTTGGCAGCTAAAAAGTTACATGATTCAAAAACTG cTCTTCAACGTCCCAACTGTAATCAGGTTTATAATATGTTCCATCCTACCGATCCAACGGCTTCCCGTTTAGAACCTTTACTAAGTGCCAGATTTTCCATGCTGGCGCCGGTCAATGTGCCACGTTATGCCAAATATCCACTAGGGAATGGTCAGCCAttgcatttat TGGAGGTCATCCAATCGAATCCCCAACATTTTAATGAATCCAACAACATGATGTGTGGTCGCCGATTGTCGGATGCTTCCATGCAAAGTACAGTATCGGgtcttatagaaaatgtatcattAAGTACCATAAATTCAT TACAAATGAAATGGTGGGGTACGAAACGTTTAGATTATGCCATGTATTGTCCAGAAGGTTTAAGTAATTTTCCAGCCAATGCTTTGCCCCACTTATTCCATGCCAGCTACTGGGAAAGTGCAGATGTTATAGCATTTATATTAAGACAA ATTGGTAAATTTGAAGGCATTCCATATGTTACATCCATGGACAATAAAGAAACTGTCCACTTTAATCCCGGCCAACCCAGAGAGAAGTGGATACGCAAACGTACTTCggtgaaattgaaaaatgtggCAGCCAATCATCGTGCCAATGATGTGATAGTATTGGAAGGTCGTGAACAAAGACTAAATGCTCGTTTCATGTATGGTCCCTTGGATATGATCACTTTGCATGGCGAAAAAGTTGATATACACATAATGAAAGATCCACCTGCTGGCGAGTGGAGTTTTCTCAGCACCGAAGTGACCGATAAAACTGGTCGCATTTCCTACAGCATTCCCGATCATGTGGCATTCGGTTATGGCATTTATCCCATTAAAATGGTAGTGAGGGGAGATCACACCTCAGTGGACTGTTATTTGGCTGTGGTGCCGCCCTTAACCGAAtgtgtagtctttagtatagatGGCTCATTTACCGCCTCCATGTCGGTGACTGGACGTGATCCCAAAGTTAGAGCTGGGGCAGTAGATGTTTGCCGTCATTGGCAGGAGTTGGGCTATTTGTTGATCTACATAACAGGTAGACCGGACATGCAGCAGCAACGTGTTGTTTCCTGGTTGAGTCAGCATAATTTTCCCCATGGTCTTATATCATTTGCCGATGGTCTTTCCACTGATCCGTTGGGTCACAAAACCGCCTATCTAAATAATATGGTGCAAAATCATGGAATCTCAATAATGGCCGCTTACGGCAGCAGTAAAGATATCAGTGTTTATACCAATGTCGGCTTAAGAGCAGATCAGATATTTATAGTGGgcaag GTCAGCAAAAAATTGCAAACCAATGCCACTGTGTTGAATGAAGGTTATGCCGCTCATTTATCGGCTTTGCAAGCTATGGGCGGCTCTCGTCCCGCCAAAGGCAATGCTCGCATGGTTATACCACGAGGTTGTTTCAATTTACCGGGTCAAACTACTAATCCCCGTCGTAGAAG aCTGCATGAGCAACAGGACGCTTAA
- the rdgB gene encoding protein retinal degeneration B isoform X2 gives MLIKEYHIPLPLTVEEYRIAQLYMIAKKSREESHGEGSGVEIIINEPYDDGPGGKGQYTKKIYHVGSHLPGWIKSLLPKSALTVEEEAWNAYPYTRTRYTCPFVEKFSLDIETYYFPDNGYQENVFKLTGSELRNREVDCIDIVKDQLFGGDYVKEEDPKLFVSEKTGRGPLGEEWLEEYWREVKGKKQPTSRNMSLMCAYKICRVEFRYWGMQTKLEKFIHDVALRKTMLRAHRQAWAWQDEWHGLTIEDIREIERQTQLALARKMGGGDLSGEEEEEEEEESISEGHLESHSADTEERVVKEPPVVTEQPPSEEVSSEEDDVPEQNNSSERSRSQSIQMIKSKSGSKPGGLHSPLGSAHSFELQHAKNAKRKNVANWRMERLEVDSKSNSEEEFFDCVEKIPISDTNDSNSLAKWSSLELLGEPDDSPPPHSSGEGRNKQEDSIFNQDFLMRVASERGNKRQLRSSQSVERGHEISPPGSPGAPSCSTTILILVVHAGSVLDATSELTSKKSDVTTFRGSFESVMRQHYPSLLTHVTIKMVPCPSICTDALGILSSLSPYSFDSSPSADIPNIADVPIGAIPLLAVSSPEFQDTVNKTVQAANIVYHEFLKSEEGQGFSGQIVVLGDSMGSLLAYEALCRTNGNDGGSRSSRNTDDDERFDDSELDAKRLLVAPSPRRRRSSSSSDSKHAKLEFEVGDFFMFGSPLSIVLAAKKLHDSKTALQRPNCNQVYNMFHPTDPTASRLEPLLSARFSMLAPVNVPRYAKYPLGNGQPLHLLEVIQSNPQHFNESNNMMCGRRLSDASMQSTVSGLIENVSLSTINSLQMKWWGTKRLDYAMYCPEGLSNFPANALPHLFHASYWESADVIAFILRQIGKFEGIPYVTSMDNKETVHFNPGQPREKWIRKRTSVKLKNVAANHRANDVIVLEGREQRLNARFMYGPLDMITLHGEKVDIHIMKDPPAGEWSFLSTEVTDKTGRISYSIPDHVAFGYGIYPIKMVVRGDHTSVDCYLAVVPPLTECVVFSIDGSFTASMSVTGRDPKVRAGAVDVCRHWQELGYLLIYITGRPDMQQQRVVSWLSQHNFPHGLISFADGLSTDPLGHKTAYLNNMVQNHGISIMAAYGSSKDISVYTNVGLRADQIFIVGKVSKKLQTNATVLNEGYAAHLSALQAMGGSRPAKGNARMVIPRGCFNLPGQTTNPRRRRLHEQQDA, from the exons ATGTTGATTAAGGAGTATCACATCCCACTGCCACTTACAGTGGAGGAGTATCGTATAGCCCAGCTGTATATGATAGCG AAAAAAAGTCGCGAAGAAAGTCATGGCGAAGGCAGTGgagttgaaattattataaatgaaCCCTACGATGATGGACCTGGTGGTAAAGGACAATACACAAAAAAGATCTATCATGTAGGCAGTCATTTGCCAGGCTGGATTAAAA GTCTGCTGCCTAAAAGTGCTTTAACAGTGGAAGAAGAAGCCTGGAATGCTTATCCCTACACACGTACACGCTACACATGTCCATTTGTAGAAAAATTCTCCCTAGATATAGAAACATACTATTTTCCCGACAATGGCTACCAGGAAAATGTCTTCAAATTGACTGGCAGTGAGCTAAGAAATAGGGAAGTGG aCTGCATTGATATTGTCAAGGATCAATTGTTTGGCGGTGACTATGTCAAAGAAGAGGATCCAAAATTGTTTGTGTCGGAGAAAACGGGCCGAGGCCCCTTGGGCGAAGAGTGGTTGGAAGAGTACTGGCGTGAAGTTAAGGGCAAAAAACAACCCACATCCCGTAATATGTCCTTGATGTGTGCCTATAAAATCTGTCGTGTGGAATTCCGTTATTGGGGCATGCAAACTAAATTGGAGAAATTCATACACGATGTAGCTCTAAGAAAAACTATGCTGAGAGCTCATCGTCAAGCCTGGGCCTGGCAGGATGAATGGCATGGTCTAACCATTGAAGATATTCGTGAAATTGAAAGACAAACCCAATTAGCATTAGCACGTAAAATGGGTGGTGGTGATTTGAGTGGcgaagaagaggaggaggagGAAGAAG AAAGCATTTCTGAAGGCCATTTGGAATCTCACTCAGCCGACACCGAGGAACGTGTAGTTAAAGAACCTCCTGTTGTTACCGAACAACCACCCAGTGAAGAAGTCTCCTCGGAGGAGGATGATGTGCCCGAACAAAATAATTCCAGCGAAAGATCACGTTCTCAAAGTATACAAATGATTAAATCTAAATCTGGTTCAAAACCGGGTGGCCTACACTCACCTCTGGGATCAGCTCATAGTTTTGAGTTGCAG CATGCCAAAAATGCTAAGCGTAAAAAC GTGGCTAATTGGCGTATGGAACGTTTGGAAGTCgattcaaaatcaaattctgAAGAGGAATTTTTCGATTGTGTGG AGAAAATACCAATTTCAGATACAAACGATAGCAATTCTTTGGCCAAATGGAGTTCATTGGAATTGTTGGGAGAACCAGACGATAGTCCACCGCCGCATAGCAGCGGAGAGGGCAGAAATAAACAGGAGGACAGTATATTCAATCAAGATTTCCTAATGCGCGTGGCCTCGGAACGGGGCAATAAAAGACAATTGCGTTCATCACAAAGTGTGGAGAGAGGTCATGAAATATCACCGCCTGGTTCGCCGGGTGCACCATCTTGTTCCACCACCATTTTGATATTGGTAGTACATGCTGGAAGTGTATTGG ATGCCACCAGTGAATTGACTTCCAAGAAATCTGATGTAACCACATTTCGTGGTTCTTTTGAGTCTGTTATGCGTCAACATTATCCGAGCCTATTAACTCATGTCACCATTAAAATGGTGCCATGTCCATCCATTTGTACCGATGCTCTAGGCATTCTTTCTAGCCTAAGTCCATACTCATTTGATTCTTCGCCCTCTGCGGATATACCCAATATAGCGGATGTTCCTATTGGCGCCATACCCTTGCTGGCCGTCTCATCACCAGAATTCCAGGACACCGTCAATAAAACCGTACAGGCAGCAAATATTGTCTACCATGAATTTCTTAAATCCGAGGAGGGTCAGGGATTCTCCGGGCAAATTGTGGTTTTGGGCGATTCCATGGGTTCATTGTTGGCCTACGAGGCCTTGTGTCGCACTAATGGCAACGATGGTGGCAGCCGTTCTTCACGCAACACTGATGATGATGAGCGTTTTGATGACTCTGAATTGGATGCCAAACGTTTATTGGTGGCGCCCTCACCACGCAGAAGACGTTCCTCCTCTTCGAGTGATTCGAAACATGCAAAACTAGAATTTGAAGTGGgtgatttttttatgtttggtTCCCCACTATCAATAGTTTTGGCAGCTAAAAAGTTACATGATTCAAAAACTG cTCTTCAACGTCCCAACTGTAATCAGGTTTATAATATGTTCCATCCTACCGATCCAACGGCTTCCCGTTTAGAACCTTTACTAAGTGCCAGATTTTCCATGCTGGCGCCGGTCAATGTGCCACGTTATGCCAAATATCCACTAGGGAATGGTCAGCCAttgcatttat TGGAGGTCATCCAATCGAATCCCCAACATTTTAATGAATCCAACAACATGATGTGTGGTCGCCGATTGTCGGATGCTTCCATGCAAAGTACAGTATCGGgtcttatagaaaatgtatcattAAGTACCATAAATTCAT TACAAATGAAATGGTGGGGTACGAAACGTTTAGATTATGCCATGTATTGTCCAGAAGGTTTAAGTAATTTTCCAGCCAATGCTTTGCCCCACTTATTCCATGCCAGCTACTGGGAAAGTGCAGATGTTATAGCATTTATATTAAGACAA ATTGGTAAATTTGAAGGCATTCCATATGTTACATCCATGGACAATAAAGAAACTGTCCACTTTAATCCCGGCCAACCCAGAGAGAAGTGGATACGCAAACGTACTTCggtgaaattgaaaaatgtggCAGCCAATCATCGTGCCAATGATGTGATAGTATTGGAAGGTCGTGAACAAAGACTAAATGCTCGTTTCATGTATGGTCCCTTGGATATGATCACTTTGCATGGCGAAAAAGTTGATATACACATAATGAAAGATCCACCTGCTGGCGAGTGGAGTTTTCTCAGCACCGAAGTGACCGATAAAACTGGTCGCATTTCCTACAGCATTCCCGATCATGTGGCATTCGGTTATGGCATTTATCCCATTAAAATGGTAGTGAGGGGAGATCACACCTCAGTGGACTGTTATTTGGCTGTGGTGCCGCCCTTAACCGAAtgtgtagtctttagtatagatGGCTCATTTACCGCCTCCATGTCGGTGACTGGACGTGATCCCAAAGTTAGAGCTGGGGCAGTAGATGTTTGCCGTCATTGGCAGGAGTTGGGCTATTTGTTGATCTACATAACAGGTAGACCGGACATGCAGCAGCAACGTGTTGTTTCCTGGTTGAGTCAGCATAATTTTCCCCATGGTCTTATATCATTTGCCGATGGTCTTTCCACTGATCCGTTGGGTCACAAAACCGCCTATCTAAATAATATGGTGCAAAATCATGGAATCTCAATAATGGCCGCTTACGGCAGCAGTAAAGATATCAGTGTTTATACCAATGTCGGCTTAAGAGCAGATCAGATATTTATAGTGGgcaag GTCAGCAAAAAATTGCAAACCAATGCCACTGTGTTGAATGAAGGTTATGCCGCTCATTTATCGGCTTTGCAAGCTATGGGCGGCTCTCGTCCCGCCAAAGGCAATGCTCGCATGGTTATACCACGAGGTTGTTTCAATTTACCGGGTCAAACTACTAATCCCCGTCGTAGAAG aCTGCATGAGCAACAGGACGCTTAA